The region GACACGATCACGTTCAGCCGCCTGCGGCGGGCGGCGCGCTCCTGGCGCCGCTCGACCTGGCGCTGCAGCCGGCGCCGCTCGGCCGCGCGCCGCTGCTTGTCCGTGGGCACGGGTCAGCCGACCTTCGTGAGGTCGATGACGAAGACCAGCGCGGAGTTGGCGGGGATCCCGTTGTTGGCCTGGGCGCCGTAGCCGAGCGCGGCGGGCATGACGACGATGCGCCGACCGCCCACCTTCATCGGCTTGACGGCCTTGCCGTTGCCCCCGATGCCCTGCGTGAACCCGGGCACGACCTGCTGCAGGTTGAACGGCGCCGCCTTGCCGCGCGACCACGACGAGTCGAACTGGGTGCCCTTGCGGTAGAGCTGGCCGGTGTACTGGACCGTGACGTTCGACGTCAGTGCCGGCGCCTTGCCCTTCCCGACGACGAGGTCCTTGACCAGCAGCGCCTTGGGGTCGGCCTTGCCGGCCGAGCACACCTTGGGCTCCTTCTTCAGGTTCGTCGGGTTGGCGACCGTCACGCCCTGGAACGTGACGGCACCCTTGAGCTTCGCGACGTCGTCGCAG is a window of Jatrophihabitans endophyticus DNA encoding:
- a CDS encoding FKBP-type peptidyl-prolyl cis-trans isomerase → MATNKQRRDAERLRLQRQLDQRRQREAARKRLTLIASVVGTLVVIAVVVVAVIAGTSGGDDDTSAQSGGQPSKTASSSAAASSTAAAAANCDDVAKLKGAVTFQGVTVANPTNLKKEPKVCSAGKADPKALLVKDLVVGKGKAPALTSNVTVQYTGQLYRKGTQFDSSWSRGKAAPFNLQQVVPGFTQGIGGNGKAVKPMKVGGRRIVVMPAALGYGAQANNGIPANSALVFVIDLTKVG